A single genomic interval of Fructobacillus americanaquae harbors:
- the yqeH gene encoding ribosome biogenesis GTPase YqeH encodes MQTIATDEEVQEALTEGLYCIGCGAKMQIDHKEEAGFLPLSALKKQLMAEELLCQRCFRLRHYNEIQPVELTDDDFANLLHQVSKTKSLIVYVLDLFDFSGSTIPGLPRFVGQDNPILVLANKVDLLPQSLKEHKLKNWVQGQLKEQGISPVGIELVSAAHPKNLDQILDKIDTLRDGRDVYVVGTTNVGKSTLINQIIKSKTGVQELITTSRFPGTTLDQIAIPLDDGQSLIDTPGIIKKDQYAHWVTDKDLKYVLPKAEIKARTYQLNPDQTLFFGALARFDLVTGPADGAKSAVTAYFENNLMIHRTKRQGADDFYVKHKGQLLTPAPADNNVAFAKYEFKINEKMDLVYAGLGFITLPAGIHVQAYAPKGVGVFLRKAMI; translated from the coding sequence GTGCAAACGATTGCGACGGATGAAGAGGTCCAGGAAGCCTTAACTGAGGGATTATACTGCATTGGTTGTGGTGCTAAAATGCAAATTGATCATAAGGAAGAAGCTGGTTTTTTGCCACTTTCTGCCTTAAAGAAGCAGCTGATGGCTGAGGAACTGTTATGCCAACGTTGCTTCCGCTTGCGCCATTATAATGAAATTCAGCCTGTTGAATTAACGGATGATGACTTTGCAAATTTGTTGCACCAGGTTTCTAAGACGAAGTCTTTGATTGTCTATGTCTTGGATTTGTTTGACTTTTCAGGGTCAACAATTCCTGGATTGCCACGCTTTGTTGGCCAAGATAATCCGATTTTGGTTCTTGCTAATAAGGTTGATCTCTTGCCCCAGTCCTTAAAGGAACATAAGTTAAAAAATTGGGTCCAAGGACAGCTAAAAGAACAAGGGATTAGCCCAGTTGGCATTGAACTTGTTTCCGCTGCCCATCCCAAGAATTTGGATCAAATTTTAGATAAAATTGATACATTGCGGGATGGTCGCGACGTGTACGTCGTTGGCACAACCAATGTTGGTAAATCAACGTTGATTAACCAGATTATCAAGTCGAAAACAGGTGTTCAGGAGCTAATCACGACTTCGCGGTTCCCAGGAACAACTCTGGATCAGATTGCCATTCCGCTAGATGATGGGCAATCCTTGATTGACACTCCCGGGATTATTAAAAAAGACCAGTATGCCCACTGGGTGACTGATAAAGATTTAAAGTATGTTTTGCCAAAGGCTGAGATTAAAGCCCGGACTTACCAATTAAATCCGGATCAAACACTTTTCTTCGGGGCCTTAGCGCGCTTTGATTTGGTGACTGGACCTGCAGATGGAGCAAAATCAGCCGTTACGGCCTATTTTGAAAATAATTTGATGATTCACCGCACGAAGCGTCAAGGTGCGGATGATTTCTATGTCAAGCATAAGGGACAACTATTGACACCAGCACCGGCCGATAACAATGTTGCCTTTGCTAAATATGAATTTAAAATTAACGAAAAGATGGACTTGGTCTATGCTGGTTTGGGTTTTATTACCCTGCCAGCCGGAATTCACGTCCAGGCCTATGCTCCTAAAGGAGTTGGGGTTTTCTTACGAAAGGCAATGATTTAA
- a CDS encoding YqeG family HAD IIIA-type phosphatase — protein sequence MPLNFLKPTYTVKSVYNLSVAELKSQGVKAVLTDLDNTLLAWNNPNGTPELHAWLKEIKAAGIEVVVVSNNTWERVEQAVSGLDVDYVAWSLKPMPRGILKVLKKQGLQKEAVLMVGDQMLTDVWAAHLAGVKSVLVKQLVESDMWQTWLNRSLEKLAKKLIYNRKHPLIWHATFKEAVSARENDKN from the coding sequence ATGCCCCTTAATTTTTTAAAGCCCACCTACACGGTTAAGTCCGTTTATAACTTATCGGTGGCGGAGTTAAAGAGCCAAGGCGTAAAAGCCGTATTAACAGACTTAGATAATACGTTGCTGGCTTGGAATAACCCCAATGGGACACCAGAATTGCATGCTTGGTTAAAAGAAATCAAAGCAGCTGGGATTGAGGTTGTTGTCGTTTCCAATAATACCTGGGAGCGAGTCGAGCAAGCCGTTTCTGGTTTGGATGTTGACTATGTTGCCTGGTCTTTGAAGCCGATGCCGCGTGGTATTTTAAAGGTGCTCAAAAAGCAGGGATTGCAAAAAGAAGCTGTGTTGATGGTTGGTGATCAGATGCTAACCGACGTTTGGGCAGCTCACTTAGCTGGTGTTAAATCTGTTTTGGTCAAGCAATTGGTCGAATCAGACATGTGGCAAACTTGGCTCAACAGGTCACTTGAAAAGCTAGCTAAAAAGCTGATTTATAATCGAAAGCACCCACTAATCTGGCATGCAACTTTCAAGGAAGCTGTTTCTGCTAGGGAAAATGATAAAAATTAA
- a CDS encoding peptidoglycan-binding protein — protein MMFNKVLLTSMAVAGLALTAANTQFNKGKSTSDQAVKVTDSVNTKKVSTAVSSVDNLKSLENTAASQTVASSDDDTASASDDTSNSQSQVTSLSTTTTQAAQATPVATSTAAQTSSTSTAAATTTASTSTSGDINWLISRESGGNVNAQNGQFYGIGQLSPAAYATYVPGQNYQGNYAVQLQAMQAYIAARYGSVANAISHFQSNGWY, from the coding sequence ATGATGTTTAATAAAGTTTTACTTACAAGTATGGCCGTAGCCGGTTTAGCACTGACTGCCGCCAACACACAATTTAATAAAGGAAAATCAACCTCTGACCAAGCGGTCAAGGTGACTGACTCAGTGAACACCAAGAAGGTTTCTACTGCCGTTTCATCTGTTGATAATCTCAAGAGCTTGGAAAATACAGCAGCTAGCCAGACTGTTGCTTCATCTGATGATGACACTGCCAGTGCATCTGATGATACATCCAACAGTCAAAGCCAAGTGACTTCGTTGTCTACAACGACAACTCAGGCAGCGCAAGCTACGCCTGTGGCCACTTCAACTGCTGCCCAAACTTCATCAACAAGCACGGCAGCTGCAACAACAACAGCAAGCACGTCGACCTCTGGGGACATTAACTGGTTGATTTCTCGTGAATCAGGCGGAAACGTGAATGCACAAAACGGACAATTCTATGGTATTGGACAATTGTCTCCTGCGGCTTATGCAACTTATGTGCCTGGCCAAAATTACCAAGGTAATTATGCCGTCCAATTACAGGCTATGCAGGCTTATATTGCTGCCCGTTATGGTTCTGTTGCCAATGCTATTAGCCATTTCCAAAGCAATGGTTGGTACTAA
- a CDS encoding APC family permease, with the protein MAEEEKLNRGFGLWSSLALVIGTIIGSGIFFKQGSVLQTAGDTNTALWAWLAGGILTLTAGMTVAEVGSQMAETGGIYSYLTHLYGKTVGYLAGWMQVIFYGPAMMGAISAYFGVLFVSLFGLKSMWSFPVGMVVLALVGLLNSIPNHFSAGFQVLTTVIKMLPIVALIIFGLFFGKHDALGQMVTTMSHSSAGGFGVAVLATLFAYDGWVTLANISGEIRNPQKVLPRAIITGILIVIVAYMGISYGAYRSLTANEIVSLGENTTLKMATNAFGYWGGRVLSVAVLVSLIGTLNGKVVSFPRILYVMAKKGDFPFAKTFAKINHKSKTPNAAIWLMVAIAYLMMALTDPDQLSDYAIFVTFLFYILVFIGAFKLRRQDPNGLKRTFSMPLYPVIPIVAILGSLYVEISEIINDLHGIGISVILVLAGLPLYWWLNRKK; encoded by the coding sequence ATGGCAGAAGAAGAAAAGTTGAACAGAGGATTTGGCCTCTGGTCATCGTTAGCATTAGTTATCGGAACCATTATTGGTTCTGGAATTTTCTTTAAGCAGGGATCCGTCCTGCAAACAGCAGGAGACACAAATACTGCCCTTTGGGCTTGGTTGGCGGGAGGAATTCTAACCTTGACTGCCGGCATGACGGTAGCCGAAGTCGGTTCACAAATGGCAGAAACTGGTGGCATTTACTCTTATTTGACCCACCTATATGGCAAAACAGTCGGCTATTTGGCTGGTTGGATGCAGGTGATTTTCTATGGCCCAGCGATGATGGGGGCAATTTCTGCTTACTTTGGCGTTTTATTTGTTTCTCTCTTTGGTTTAAAAAGTATGTGGTCATTCCCTGTCGGAATGGTGGTTCTCGCTTTGGTTGGTTTGTTAAACTCGATTCCAAATCATTTTTCCGCTGGCTTCCAGGTCTTAACAACTGTGATTAAGATGTTGCCGATTGTCGCCTTGATTATTTTTGGCCTTTTCTTTGGCAAGCATGATGCATTGGGCCAAATGGTAACAACTATGTCGCATTCAAGTGCCGGTGGTTTTGGGGTTGCCGTTTTGGCTACTCTTTTTGCCTATGATGGCTGGGTGACGTTAGCAAATATTTCTGGTGAAATCAGAAACCCGCAAAAGGTTTTGCCAAGGGCAATCATTACTGGCATCTTGATTGTAATTGTTGCTTATATGGGCATTTCTTATGGGGCTTATCGGTCATTAACTGCTAATGAAATTGTTTCTCTTGGTGAAAATACCACATTGAAGATGGCTACGAATGCCTTTGGTTACTGGGGTGGCCGTGTCCTTTCAGTCGCTGTTTTAGTTTCATTGATTGGTACTTTAAACGGGAAAGTGGTCTCGTTTCCACGGATTTTGTATGTAATGGCAAAAAAAGGAGACTTTCCTTTCGCTAAAACTTTTGCTAAAATCAACCACAAGTCCAAGACGCCGAATGCCGCAATTTGGTTAATGGTTGCCATCGCCTACCTGATGATGGCCTTGACAGACCCTGATCAATTATCGGATTACGCGATCTTTGTGACTTTCTTGTTCTATATTTTGGTCTTTATTGGTGCCTTTAAGTTGCGTCGACAAGATCCAAATGGGCTAAAAAGAACTTTCTCAATGCCGTTGTACCCAGTTATCCCCATTGTGGCTATCTTGGGTTCACTTTATGTTGAGATTTCTGAAATTATTAACGATTTGCATGGAATCGGAATTTCGGTTATCTTAGTTCTAGCTGGTTTGCCACTTTACTGGTGGCTAAATCGAAAGAAATGA
- a CDS encoding PTS sugar transporter subunit IIC has product MTTAEQFSGKTPLGVKDFFFKVLSGSAQGILIGVLPSAVMKYIIQFSGLGKTTLGADYSAILTLFTSMIPFLIGMAVAMNFKMKALDTGVVALATVAASNSIQWAMVKAGTVHPVSGKTLAVPTRLFVANGAGDVINAMLVAGLAVLAIWLVDRYLAGFGSVAIILSPIIVAGGVGLFGKVIAPYVARITTWIGDMVEVFTKLAPLPMAILIGMAFAVIIITPISTVGIALAINLHGMASGAAAMGVVATTIVLLLNSWKVNKKGTTVAIFLGAMKGMMPSIFKKPVMILSFMFAGALSSIAVAIFNIQGTPTTAGFGYIGLVSPLQSMIKDAAVPSSVMNNFISPIVALLAWVVIPVVVGLLTQFIFVKVLHLFEPADLKQEL; this is encoded by the coding sequence ATGACAACAGCAGAACAATTTTCCGGCAAAACGCCATTGGGCGTGAAGGATTTTTTCTTTAAGGTTCTTTCCGGATCCGCCCAAGGAATTTTAATTGGTGTGTTACCATCAGCCGTGATGAAGTACATCATTCAATTTTCCGGTTTGGGTAAAACAACTCTTGGGGCTGATTACTCAGCCATTTTGACACTTTTTACATCAATGATTCCATTCCTAATCGGAATGGCTGTGGCGATGAACTTCAAGATGAAGGCGCTTGACACGGGTGTTGTGGCACTGGCGACAGTTGCTGCTTCCAACTCAATCCAATGGGCAATGGTTAAAGCTGGCACGGTACATCCCGTTTCTGGTAAGACATTAGCTGTTCCAACCCGGCTCTTTGTTGCTAACGGCGCCGGTGATGTGATCAATGCGATGTTGGTAGCTGGTTTAGCCGTTTTGGCTATTTGGCTAGTTGACCGATATTTAGCCGGCTTTGGCTCAGTAGCGATTATCTTGTCACCAATTATCGTTGCTGGTGGCGTTGGCTTGTTTGGAAAGGTGATTGCGCCTTATGTCGCTCGCATTACGACTTGGATTGGGGATATGGTGGAAGTCTTCACTAAGTTAGCCCCATTACCAATGGCAATCTTGATTGGAATGGCTTTCGCTGTCATTATTATCACACCAATTTCAACGGTTGGAATTGCCTTGGCCATTAATTTGCATGGGATGGCTTCTGGTGCGGCAGCCATGGGTGTCGTTGCGACAACGATTGTCTTACTTTTGAATTCATGGAAGGTGAATAAGAAGGGAACAACTGTTGCTATCTTCTTGGGAGCGATGAAGGGCATGATGCCGTCAATCTTTAAGAAGCCTGTGATGATTTTGTCCTTCATGTTTGCTGGTGCATTATCAAGTATCGCAGTGGCAATCTTTAATATCCAAGGAACGCCAACAACGGCTGGTTTCGGTTATATTGGTTTGGTTTCACCATTGCAGTCAATGATTAAGGATGCTGCTGTACCAAGTTCAGTCATGAATAACTTTATTTCACCAATTGTTGCTCTATTGGCCTGGGTAGTTATTCCTGTCGTGGTTGGTTTGTTAACTCAATTTATTTTCGTCAAGGTTTTGCACCTCTTCGAACCAGCAGACTTGAAGCAAGAACTTTAA
- a CDS encoding D-2-hydroxyacid dehydrogenase: protein MKVFAYGVRDDEVPALKSWQEENPTVEVDYTNEVLTADTVALAKGATSVVTLQLDPYRADVLEGLADLGIKNLSLRNVGTETIDFVAAKHLGFNLSNVPIYSPNAIAEHAMIQLSRLLRRTKPMDAKVAKHDLRWAPTIGREMRMQTVGVIGTGNIGRKAINILKGFGSKVIAYDKFPNKELQEEGLYVDTLDELFAQADAISLHVPGVPENVHLVDEESLAKMKDGVVIVNTSRGNLIDTDAAIAALDSGKISALALDVYEGEVGIFEHDWSYEKLPDAKLAYLIARDNVLITPHVAFYTTKAIHAMIYQSMNAALAFANDEKPDNALEY, encoded by the coding sequence ATGAAAGTTTTTGCTTATGGAGTTCGTGATGACGAAGTACCGGCTTTGAAAAGCTGGCAAGAAGAAAATCCCACTGTTGAGGTTGATTACACGAATGAAGTCTTGACCGCTGATACAGTTGCTTTAGCTAAGGGAGCCACTTCTGTTGTCACTTTACAGCTCGACCCTTATCGGGCAGATGTCTTAGAAGGATTGGCTGATTTGGGTATCAAGAACCTGTCCTTACGCAATGTTGGAACGGAAACAATTGATTTTGTAGCGGCCAAGCATTTAGGCTTTAACCTTTCAAACGTTCCCATTTATTCACCAAATGCCATTGCAGAACACGCGATGATTCAATTGTCTCGTTTGCTGCGCCGGACGAAGCCAATGGATGCAAAGGTTGCTAAGCATGATTTGCGTTGGGCACCAACTATTGGTCGTGAAATGCGGATGCAAACTGTTGGTGTTATCGGTACTGGTAACATTGGTCGTAAGGCAATTAATATCTTGAAGGGCTTCGGCTCTAAGGTAATTGCTTACGATAAGTTCCCTAATAAGGAATTACAAGAAGAAGGATTGTACGTTGATACTTTGGATGAACTTTTTGCTCAAGCCGATGCCATTTCATTACACGTACCAGGTGTTCCTGAAAACGTTCACTTAGTTGATGAGGAAAGCCTTGCGAAGATGAAGGATGGCGTTGTGATCGTCAATACATCACGGGGAAACTTAATCGATACAGATGCTGCGATTGCTGCTTTGGACTCTGGTAAGATTTCTGCTTTGGCCTTGGATGTCTACGAGGGGGAGGTAGGTATCTTTGAGCATGATTGGTCGTATGAAAAGCTACCTGATGCAAAGTTGGCTTACTTGATCGCTCGTGACAATGTTTTAATCACGCCACACGTTGCCTTTTATACAACAAAGGCAATACACGCGATGATTTACCAATCAATGAATGCTGCATTAGCCTTTGCTAATGATGAAAAACCAGACAACGCGTTAGAATATTAA
- a CDS encoding D-2-hydroxyacid dehydrogenase: MKVFAYGIRDDEKPALEDWEKKNPDVTVGYTQELLTPETAQLAKGSDSAVVYQQLDYTKETLTALAEVGVKNLSLRNVGTDNVDFDAAKELGFNVSNVPVYSPNAIAEHSMIQLSRLLRRTKPMDAKVAKHDLRWAPTIGREMRMQTVGVIGTGNIGRKAINILKGFGAKVIAYDKFPNKELQEEGLYVDSLDDLYAQADAISLYVPGVPENHHLINKDSIAKMKDGVVLVNVSRGNLMDIDAVIDGLNSGKVSDFAMDVYENEVGLFNEDWSGKEFPDPKIADLIARDNVLVTPHIAFYTTKAVDEMVHQSFDAAVAFAKGETPAIAVKF, translated from the coding sequence ATGAAAGTTTTTGCTTATGGCATTCGTGATGATGAAAAGCCAGCTTTGGAAGATTGGGAAAAGAAAAACCCAGATGTAACGGTTGGTTACACTCAGGAATTATTGACGCCTGAAACTGCTCAATTGGCTAAGGGATCTGATTCAGCTGTTGTTTACCAACAGTTGGATTATACAAAGGAAACTTTGACGGCTTTGGCTGAAGTCGGAGTAAAGAACTTGTCTTTGCGTAACGTCGGCACTGACAACGTTGATTTCGATGCTGCCAAGGAATTGGGCTTCAACGTATCAAACGTGCCAGTTTATTCACCAAATGCTATCGCAGAGCACTCAATGATTCAGTTGTCTCGTTTGCTTCGTCGTACAAAGCCAATGGATGCAAAGGTTGCTAAGCATGATTTGCGCTGGGCACCAACTATTGGTCGTGAAATGCGGATGCAAACTGTTGGTGTTATCGGTACTGGTAACATTGGTCGTAAGGCAATTAATATCCTGAAGGGCTTCGGTGCTAAGGTAATTGCTTACGATAAGTTCCCTAATAAGGAATTACAAGAAGAAGGATTGTACGTTGATTCATTGGATGACTTGTATGCACAAGCCGATGCCATTTCATTGTATGTTCCTGGTGTTCCTGAAAACCATCACTTGATCAACAAGGATAGCATCGCTAAGATGAAGGACGGCGTTGTCTTGGTTAACGTTTCTCGTGGAAACTTGATGGATATTGATGCCGTTATCGACGGTTTGAACTCAGGTAAGGTTTCTGACTTTGCCATGGATGTTTATGAAAACGAAGTTGGCTTGTTCAACGAAGACTGGTCAGGTAAGGAATTCCCTGATCCAAAGATTGCGGACTTGATTGCTCGTGACAATGTCTTGGTTACGCCACACATCGCCTTTTATACTACTAAGGCTGTCGATGAAATGGTTCACCAATCATTTGATGCTGCTGTTGCTTTTGCTAAGGGTGAAACACCAGCGATCGCTGTTAAGTTTTAA
- a CDS encoding ATP-dependent Clp protease proteolytic subunit → MWPGVIEQTANGRESYDLPSRLLKDRIILVQGEVEDSMATSIVAQLLFLEAQDPEKEIAMYINSPGGSVTAGLSITDTMNFIKAPVTTIVMGLAASMGTIIAASGEKGHRFMLPNAEYLIHQPMGGAAGGTQQTDMAIIADQLTKTRNKLNKILADGSGKSLAEIAHDTERDFWMSAEETLEYGLIDGIMEKAGEKPITLKK, encoded by the coding sequence ATGTGGCCAGGAGTAATAGAACAAACCGCAAATGGGCGTGAGTCATATGACTTGCCTTCCCGTTTATTGAAGGATCGCATTATTTTGGTTCAAGGTGAGGTTGAGGATAGTATGGCAACGTCAATTGTTGCCCAGCTACTTTTCTTGGAAGCTCAAGATCCTGAAAAGGAAATTGCAATGTATATCAACTCTCCAGGTGGGTCTGTGACCGCTGGTTTGTCGATTACAGATACGATGAACTTCATTAAGGCTCCGGTGACCACGATTGTCATGGGCTTGGCTGCTTCAATGGGAACAATCATTGCTGCATCCGGTGAAAAGGGACACCGTTTTATGTTGCCAAATGCTGAATACCTGATTCATCAACCAATGGGTGGGGCTGCCGGTGGTACCCAGCAAACCGACATGGCCATTATTGCTGACCAACTGACTAAGACTCGGAACAAGTTGAACAAAATCTTGGCTGATGGTTCTGGTAAAAGTCTGGCTGAAATTGCTCATGATACGGAACGCGATTTTTGGATGTCTGCTGAAGAGACTTTAGAATATGGTTTGATTGATGGAATCATGGAAAAGGCCGGTGAAAAGCCAATTACTTTGAAAAAATAA